In one window of Aphidius gifuensis isolate YNYX2018 linkage group LG4, ASM1490517v1, whole genome shotgun sequence DNA:
- the LOC122855911 gene encoding nucleolar protein dao-5-like isoform X1 produces MASTDELTVAALIHNSLLKVDASLAKVFQTKTKSPALPKGSPTLLEIFQQWQKTTPKKLLIKANGKKSDSSSDDSSEDEKPAQKTKAAPAPAKVVPTKKAESSSSDDSSDEEEAKKPVAKKVVAAAPAKKAPVVAKKAESSSEDSSDEEEEKKPVAPAKKAVAAPAKKAAVVAKKADSSSSEDSSDEEEEKKPAAKKVVAAAPAAKKAESSSSEDSSDEEEAKKPAATPAKKAPVAKKAESSSEDSSDEEEAKKPAATPAKKAPVAKKAESSSSEDSSDEEEKKPAAVPAKKKDSSSDSSDSEDEDVTKPPQKAKAAAPAAKKADSSSSEDSSDEEEKPAKKPVAKTNNVAAKKEESSEDSSDDSDEEEKPKAKTPVKAAVAKKTEESSSSDDDDDEDEEPAKPKPAEKRKREEDADEIAAEATPNKVAKNNYDNFVKGGFNGDKPAEENENGFKKHDGGNRGGRGGNSRGGRGGFGGRGGGDRGGFGGRGRGGRGGFGGRGGGGDRGSFGDRNGGDRGSFGDRNGGGGGDRGGFRGGRGGRGRGGFDNNRSSFGGNDKRGGGNFNNRNSFNGNRNSIGSIDAAPQNKKITFDE; encoded by the exons ATGGCATCCACCGACGAATTAACAGTTGCTGCACTTATTCACAATAGTTTATTAAAAGTTGATGCTTCATTAGCAAAAGTATTTCAAACTAAAACAAAATCC cCAGCATTGCCAAAAGGTTCACCAAcattattagaaatatttcaacaatggCAAAAAACAACaccaaaaaagttattaattaaagcAAATGGTAAAAAGTCAGATTCAAGTTCTGATGATAGCAGTGAAGATGAAAAACCAGcacaaaaaacaaaagctGCACCAGCACCAGCTAAAGTTGTTCCAACAAAAAAAGctgaatcatcatcaagtgACGATTCATCTGATGAAGAAGAAGCAAAAAAACCAGTTGCTAAAAAAGTAGTTGCTGCTGCTCCAGCCAAAAAAGCACCAGTTGTTGCTAAAAAAGCTGAATCATCAAGTGAAGATTCAtctgatgaagaagaagaaaaaaaaccagttgCACCAGCAAAAAAAGCAGTTGCAGCACCAGCTAAAAAAGCAGCAGTTGTTGCTAAAAAAGCAGATTCATCATCAAGTGAAGATTCATCTGATGaagaggaagaaaaaaaaccagcTGCTAAAAAAGTAGTTGCTGCTGCACCAGCAGCTAAAAAAGctgaatcatcatcaagtgAAGATTCATCTGATGAAGAAGAAGCTAAAAAACCAGCTGCTACACCAGCTAAAAAAGCACCAGTTGCTAAAAAAGCTGAATCATCAAGTGAAGATTCATCTGATGAAGAAGAAGCAAAAAAACCAGCTGCTACACCAGCCAAAAAAGCACCAGTTGCTAAAAAAGctgaatcatcatcaagtgAAGATTCAtctgatgaagaagaaaaaaaaccagcTGCTGTACCAGCCAAGAAAAAAGATAGCTCAAGTGATTCAAGTGACTCAGAAGATGAAGATGTTACAAAACCACCACAAAAAGCTAAAGCAGCTGCTCCAGCAGCTAAAAAAGCTGATTCATCATCAAGTGAAGATTCAtctgatgaagaagaaaaaccaGCTAAAAAACCAgttgcaaaaacaaataatgtaGCAGCTAAAAAAGAAGAATCAAGTGAAGATTCATCTGATGATagtgatgaagaagaaaaaccaAAAGCCAAAACACCAGTTAAAGCTGCTGTTGCTAAAAAAACTgaagaatcatcatcatcagatgatgatgacgatgaagatgaagaaccAGCCAAACCAAAACCAGctgaaaaaagaaaacgtGAAGAGGATGCAGATGAAATTGCAGCTGAAGCAACACCAAACAAAgttgctaaaaataattatgacaatTTTGTAAAAGGTGGCTTCAATGGTGACAAG CCTgctgaagaaaatgaaaatggtTTCAAAAAACATGATGGTGGTAATAGAGGGGGACGTGGAGGTAATTCACGTGGAGGAAGAGGTGGTTTTGGTGGTAGAGGAGGTGGTGATCGTGGAGGTTTTGGTGGTAGAGGACGTGGAGGAAGAGGTGGATTTGGTGGtagaggtggtggtggtgatcgTGGAAGCTTTGGCGATCGCAATGGTGGTGATCGTGGTAGCTTTGGTGATCgcaatggtggtggtggtggtgatcgTGGTGGCTTCCGTGGCGGACGTGGAGGACGTGGACGTGGTGGATTTGATAATAACAGAAGTTCATTTGGTGGTAATGACAAACGTGGAGGTGGAAATTTTAACAACAGAAATTCATTCAATGGAAATAGAAATTCAATTGGCTCAATTGATGCAGCAccacaaaacaaaaaaattacatttgacGAATag
- the LOC122855949 gene encoding uncharacterized protein LOC122855949 translates to MIKMQQKRMQSHSTTIFLGIIIIIFVLTQTTVGSKKCAGNGLDLKYVWGDAMTDSPDCIGPNNMQYPSAAITRSFKNLWGGNSRTARSHNNQRINDPESTRKTLLHNYQISKGEVTISNTRNSRSYSSKETCGSPARLCKTRYNTTAPMYGVSLTSGQPVTIVQKFPDLLQQVVFEVCESKSCDVIRGECTQTYVPYLFLVIPLGPVTLTGQDYVLVESGCVCKPKNSSPSSNNSPETPLVPNLS, encoded by the exons ATGATTAAAATGCAACAAAAAAGG atgcaGAGTCATTCGACAACAATATTTcttggtattattataattatttttgtattaacaCAAACAACAGTTGGTAGTAAAAAATGTGCGGGTAATGGTTTGGATCTTAAATATGTATGGGGTGATGCTATGACAGATTCACCTGATTGCATTGGACCCAATAACATGCAATATCCATc agcAGCTATTACgagaagttttaaaaatttatgggGAGGTAATAGTAGAACAGCACGTTCTCATAATAATCAAAGAATAAATGATCCAGAATCAACGAGAAAAACACTTCTTCATAACTACCAAATATCAAAAGGCGAAGTTACAATATCAAATACAAGAAACA gtcgTAGTTACAGTTCAAAGGAGACATGCGGATCACCAGCTCGACTTTGCAAAACCCGCTACAACACAACAGCACCAATGTATGGGGTCAGCTTGACTAGCGGACAACCAGTAACAATTGTTCAAAAGTTTCCTGACCTACTGCAACAAGTTGTCTTTGAAGTTTGCGA ATCCAAATCGTGTGATGTGATACGTGGTGAATGTACACAAACATATGtgccttatttatttttggtaatACCACTTGGTCCAGTAACACTAACTGGTCAAGACTATGTACTAGTTGAAAGTGGTTGTGTTTGTAAACCAAAAAATTCATCACCctcatcaaataattcaccGGAAACTCCCCTAGTCCCAAATCtttcatga
- the LOC122855911 gene encoding nucleolar protein dao-5-like isoform X2 — protein MASTDELTVAALIHNSLLKVDASLAKVFQTKTKSPALPKGSPTLLEIFQQWQKTTPKKLLIKANGKKSDSSSDDSSEDEKPAQKTKAAPAPAKVVPTKKAESSSSDDSSDEEEAKKPVAKKVVAAAPAKKAPVVAKKAESSSEDSSDEEEEKKPVAPAKKAVAAPAKKAAVVAKKADSSSSEDSSDEEEEKKPAAKKVVAAAPAAKKAESSSSEDSSDEEEAKKPAATPAKKAPVAKKAESSSEDSSDEEEAKKPAATPAKKAPVAKKAESSSSEDSSDEEEKKPAAVPAKKKDSSSDSSDSEDEDVTKPPQKAKAAAPAAKKADSSSSEDSSDEEEKPAKKPVAKTNNVAAKKEESSEDSSDDSDEEEKPKAKTPVKAAVAKKTEESSSSDDDDDEDEEPAKPKPAEKRKREEDADEIAAEATPNKVAKNNYDNFVKGGFNGDKSTPKNSPFRRVRDEEIEPIKAELCNNSFEAKRGARGSWGERANLDLKHTRGKSFRHEKTKKKRGSYKGGQIDSVSVNSIKFCD, from the exons ATGGCATCCACCGACGAATTAACAGTTGCTGCACTTATTCACAATAGTTTATTAAAAGTTGATGCTTCATTAGCAAAAGTATTTCAAACTAAAACAAAATCC cCAGCATTGCCAAAAGGTTCACCAAcattattagaaatatttcaacaatggCAAAAAACAACaccaaaaaagttattaattaaagcAAATGGTAAAAAGTCAGATTCAAGTTCTGATGATAGCAGTGAAGATGAAAAACCAGcacaaaaaacaaaagctGCACCAGCACCAGCTAAAGTTGTTCCAACAAAAAAAGctgaatcatcatcaagtgACGATTCATCTGATGAAGAAGAAGCAAAAAAACCAGTTGCTAAAAAAGTAGTTGCTGCTGCTCCAGCCAAAAAAGCACCAGTTGTTGCTAAAAAAGCTGAATCATCAAGTGAAGATTCAtctgatgaagaagaagaaaaaaaaccagttgCACCAGCAAAAAAAGCAGTTGCAGCACCAGCTAAAAAAGCAGCAGTTGTTGCTAAAAAAGCAGATTCATCATCAAGTGAAGATTCATCTGATGaagaggaagaaaaaaaaccagcTGCTAAAAAAGTAGTTGCTGCTGCACCAGCAGCTAAAAAAGctgaatcatcatcaagtgAAGATTCATCTGATGAAGAAGAAGCTAAAAAACCAGCTGCTACACCAGCTAAAAAAGCACCAGTTGCTAAAAAAGCTGAATCATCAAGTGAAGATTCATCTGATGAAGAAGAAGCAAAAAAACCAGCTGCTACACCAGCCAAAAAAGCACCAGTTGCTAAAAAAGctgaatcatcatcaagtgAAGATTCAtctgatgaagaagaaaaaaaaccagcTGCTGTACCAGCCAAGAAAAAAGATAGCTCAAGTGATTCAAGTGACTCAGAAGATGAAGATGTTACAAAACCACCACAAAAAGCTAAAGCAGCTGCTCCAGCAGCTAAAAAAGCTGATTCATCATCAAGTGAAGATTCAtctgatgaagaagaaaaaccaGCTAAAAAACCAgttgcaaaaacaaataatgtaGCAGCTAAAAAAGAAGAATCAAGTGAAGATTCATCTGATGATagtgatgaagaagaaaaaccaAAAGCCAAAACACCAGTTAAAGCTGCTGTTGCTAAAAAAACTgaagaatcatcatcatcagatgatgatgacgatgaagatgaagaaccAGCCAAACCAAAACCAGctgaaaaaagaaaacgtGAAGAGGATGCAGATGAAATTGCAGCTGAAGCAACACCAAACAAAgttgctaaaaataattatgacaatTTTGTAAAAGGTGGCTTCAATGGTGACAAG tCAACACCAAAAAATTCGCCATTTCGACGAGTAAGGGATGAAGAGATCGAGCCAATAAAAGCTGAGTTGtgtaataattcatttgaagctaag AGAGGAGCTAGAGGTTCTTGGGGTGAAAGAGCAAATTTGGATTTAAAACACACCAGAGGTAAATCATTTAGAcatgaaaaaactaaaaaaaaacgtggtaGTTATAAAGGTGGACAAATTGATTCAGTATCTGTTAATTCCATTAAATTTTGCGACTAA